Within the Maniola hyperantus chromosome 7, iAphHyp1.2, whole genome shotgun sequence genome, the region tgCGTAATTTTGCGTATACGCACCGCAACCTTACAATGATGCGCGCCTTCTTGCGTTTTGGTTTTTTTGGATTATAAGCTTTGATATCCAACAAAGTGGAGATGTATTAAGCAAaccaatcatattattatggataggTGTGAtaatttttcacgtcatctatccataatctgattggtcttcTAAACACATCTCTGTTTAGATGGATACCGGGCTTAAGACTAGAAGTGATTAATAAGCGGCAGACATTGAGAGCAAATGCGCGCATCGCCGACCGCCTTCATCTATCGCCAACGTTTCTTTCCTCTTTAGCTCCATACATTTATTAGCTGCACGCAGTATACATTTTGGAGACACTTGTAGTTTATACTAGAGGTGAGTTTTGAATGAACAAACtgtttatttagacttttttggCATACACCTTCATAGTTAGTTTACAGTATACATCGATGACGTGGCAATGTGAGTCTAAACTTGTTCAAACAGGTGAACAATAACTGTAAACACTGTTCAGTCGTTGACGTAAGCTAGTTGACATAAACTGTTTTAAATGAATGTATCATTGCATGCCTCAAGTTACAATTTGGACGTACACTAATCCGTACCTTAAGATCTGTACACTaacccaaattcgcaataaagagaATTGAATTGTTTTATTAACTAGTTATCATCAACGCTAAACTGTAATGTTGACCGTACATTATCAAGGTTAAGTATGTAAAATGGCTTCCATTAAACTTGATGGTGTATAGCTATCAGTGTGCATGACATCATGCAAGCTTGACAGTAAATTTGATTGTGTATGGCCAGCGTTGTCATCCAACAAAACTTCAACAAGCCACTCCTAGTTGATACATAAATAGTAGAGATCCCTAACTTAGATGAATTTATTCAAGACGGATGAGTTCCACATCAAAGATGAGGGTGGAGTTAGGAGGGATGACTCCAGGGTGGCCCTGCTGACCGTACGCGTAGTCAGGGGAGCAGGTTAACTTGGCACGCTCACCGATGGACATCTGTAATGAATATTTTGTAAGTATTAGaatttaaaatctttaaaatgaaatagAATGGTGCTAATTTAGTTGAagacaattttaaaataaattaattcattGGCCTTAATAAGTTGCTGAAAAATGACAGATCTAAACATattgctgtccctttcataGTGCTCCCTGCAGACAAGTAATACTAGATTTAGATAAGTCAGTATACTAGAAATTGAGCACCATAGAATACTTAGAAAAGACATTTACTTTTTGtcataaacataatatgtatagatAAATTAATCCAGGTTTACCTGAGCCACACCTTCATCCCAGCCCTTGATAACCTCTCCCTTGCCAATCT harbors:
- the Fkbp12 gene encoding peptidyl-prolyl cis-trans isomerase FKBP1A codes for the protein MGVDVETLTPGDGSTYPKKGQTVVVHYTGTLTNGKKFDSSRDRGKPFKFKIGKGEVIKGWDEGVAQMSIGERAKLTCSPDYAYGQQGHPGVIPPNSTLIFDVELIRLE